TCCGCTCGTGCCGGGATGGGCTTCCAGGCGACGGGGATCGCCGAGCGCGCACGCCAGCGGGCTGTCGCCTATTCGGCCGAACGCGTGCAGGGGCCGGTGCTGGATCGCCCCGCGGGCACGACCATCCAGGATCACCCCGACGTCCGCCGACTCCTCCTCTCGATGGACAGCGACGTCTTCGCGATGCGTGCCCTGGGTGTCTTCGTCGCCGACCTCCTCGAGCGGAGCGGCCGAAGCGGCGGGCAGGAGACCGCCCTCGCGGAGCTGTTCGTTCCGATCCTCAAGGGATGGGCGACGGAGGACGCCGTCCAGATCACGAGCGATGCCATCCAGGTCCACGGCGGCATGGGCTTCATCGAGGACACGGGCGCCGCGCAGCACTACCGGGATGCGCGGATCATGCCGATCTACGAGGGGACGACCGCCATCCAGGCGAACGACCTCGTCGGACGCAAAGTCATCCGCGACGGCGGCGCGACGGTGGAGGAACTGCTGCGCCGCATGACGGAGACCGTCGAGGCTCTGTCGGCGGCGGATGACCCCGCCGCGAAGCGCACGGCGGAGCGGCTCAGCCGGGCCGTCGATGCCGCTCGACGGGCCACGGCCGACCTCATCGGGTTCGGCGCAGGGTCGCGCGACGCCTACGCGACGAGCGTCCCCTTCCTCCTGCTGCTGGGTGCGCTGTCCGGCGGCTGGATGCACGCACTGGCCGTGCAGGCCGTGCTCATGCGAGGGGAGCCCCGGGCGGACGACGCGCGCCGACTCTCGCTCGCCGACTTCTACGGCGCGCACCACCTGCCGCGCGTCCACGCTCTCGCGGAGACGGTCGCGGCAGGTGAGATCCGCTAACGGCCGATGTCCTCGCCGAAGTGGCGTTCGAGGATGTAGGCGATATCGGGGAAGCAGGACCCGCGCCGGACGACCTCCAGTGTCTCGACATTGAGGAGCGTCGACGACGAGCCGTACGGATGGTACTTCTGCAGGCCGTGGTCCACGACGATGTCCGCGACGTCGATGATCTCCCGCTCGATGTCCTCGACACGGAACTTGGTGCCTCCGAGCGTCAGATTCGCCGACGATCCGAACAGGGCGACGTCGTTCTCGCGCGCGAGTCTCGTCAACTCGGCGTGGAAACGTCCGGCGTTGAGGAGCATGACGAGCGTGTTCTCCCGCGTGCTCGCCGCGACGACCTCGGCCGGAAGGCTCGTCATGAGCGGGTGGTCGGTGCGGAAGGGCGCGATGCACCCGAGCGGCAGACCGTAGTCGAGCACGATGGTCTCGACGATCCGGCGCCCGCGTTCGCTGCACTCATGGAGGTCGCGGTGCGTCTCGAGGTCGGCGACCATCGCGTTGAGCTTCTGCGGCGCGCGCCCCTTCGTTCGGAAGATCAGCTCGAGCGCTTCGGGCGAACCACCCAGGGCGGAGTATCCGATGTCGTTCGGGACGACCGCGATGCCGCCGGCGGCGAGGACGTCGAAGGCGCGCCGCGCATCGCCGACCACGTCGAATACGGGCGTCGTGCTCCGTGCGGGCATCATGCCGCCACCCCCGCTGGAGCGACGAGCTCGAGGGGCACGATCCCGACGCCTCCCCTGTCGAGTACATCGAGCATCCTCGCGGCGTCGTGCGCGGCATCCGGAATCGCCATTGTTCCTCCTCATCGAGACAGAACAACACTAGCGCAACATTGCCTCCTTTTGCGCAAAGCTGCCATACGCCGCGACCTCCACCCCGCCCCTCCGGGCAGCCGCCCCGCGATGGACCGTTCTCCGGGCGCCGGGGGTCTCCTCAGGCGCGGTCTCGGGCTGCGCTGAAGCGTCGGGAGTAGCGCTCGAAGCGGTCGACTTCGTCGACGAGCTCGCGGGCGCGGAGGGCGAACTCGAGGGCATCCGTCGTCGGACGGATGGATCGTCCGGCCGGTTCGAAGAAGCGCACGTCCAGGCGGCGCTGGAGCCACGCCATCTGCCGCGACACCGCCGCGGGAGAGTACCCGCGCTCGCGTGCCGCCGCGACGACCGATCCCGTATCGATGACGGCGATGAAGGTCTTCAGGACGCCGAGGTCGACCATGCCTCTCCCACCTTCCGCACTCAGGCCTCGCGCTCTTCGAGGTAGGCGAGCTGCACCGTGACGCTCGCCTCGGCGGCGCCCCGCACGCTGGCGGGCACATCGCCATAGACGAGGTCGGTGACCGCATCGACCGTGACGGGATGCCGCGGCTCGGCGCCGGCCAGACGCGCCACCGCACTCTCGACCTCGGCGAGCCGCTTCTCGCGATGCGTCAGATACGCGCGGGCGACGACCGAGAGGTCATCGCCCCGGTCGCCGTGTCCGGGGAGCAGGATCGCCGGACCCACCGCGATGAGCACCCGAAGGGTGCGGAGGTAGTCGCCGAGCGTTCCGCCGCCGGCGCCGTCCAGAACTGTCGTGCCGCGGCCGAGAATCGTGTCGCCTGTCAGCATGGAACCGACACCGTCTGCGGCGGGAACGTCGATCGACGTGTCATCCGGCAGGAGGAAGCACACGGAATCCGCCGTATGCCCCGGGGCGGCGACGACGCGGATGCGCACGCCCGCGGCCTCGAACTCCTCGTCGTGCCGCAGCGGCTGAGCGTCGACGCACAAGGTCGGATCCGCGGCCCGGACGGGAGCGTCGAACGACGCCGCCGACTCCGTGTGATCCCGATGGTGGTGCGTCACGAGGACGAGGTCCACACGGCCGAGCGCGAGGATGCGCTCGCGATGTGCCGGATCGCTCGGCCCTGGGTCGACGACGACGACACCCTCCGACCCCGGCGCCCGCAGAACGTAGGTGTTGGTCCCGTCGAGCGTCATGGGTCCGGGGTTCGGCGCCAAGACACGCGTCGCGAGGGTCGTCCACGACGATGTGCGCTCGATGGGGGTCTGCATGACGCTGTCCTCTCCTGCCGTCAGGGCCGACGGTCATCGGTTTTCGAAGCTCGGCGCGCGCTTCTCGCGGAACGCGGCCATGCCCTCTTTCTGATCCATCGTGTCGAAGAGTGCGGCGAAGGCGTGCCTTTCGAACCGAAGACCCGCGGCGAGCGGCGTCTCGAGCGCGACCCGCAGCGCCGCTTTCGCGGCGAGGACCGACGGAAGCGACCTCGCCGCGATCCCGTCCGCGATCGCCGAGGCGACGTCGAGGAGCTCGGCGGCGGGCACGACACGCGAGACCAGCCCTGCCCGCTCGGCTTCGGCGGCGTCCATCATGCGTCCCGTGAGGACGAGGTCGGCGGCACGGTACGCGCCCACGGCTCTCGCGAGGCGCTGCGTCCCGCCCATGCCAGGAATGAGCGCCAGGGTGATCTCGGGTTGACCGAAACGCGCCGTGTCCGCCGCGACGATGATGTCGCACATCATCGCGAGCTCGCACCCGCCGCCGAGGGCGTATCCCGCTACGGCGGCGATGACAGGCTTCCGCAGGGCCGCGAACGCCTCCCACCCGTCGAAGACCCCCGACACGATCGCCTCCGCACCGGAGACGTCGGCAAGATCGCCGATGTCGGCGCCTGCGGCGAATGCGCGATCGGACCCGGTCACGACGATCGCGCCGATCCCCGGGTCCGCGTCGTATCTCGCCGCCGCCTCGAGCACCTCTGCCCGCACGGCGTCGTTGAGCGCGTTGAGCACGTCAGGCCGATCGAGGATGATCCAGCCCACGCGTCCGCGGACCTCGGCGCGTATCGTGCGCGGATCTGTCATCGCGGGTCCTCTCCTCTGCGAGAAGGCGTCTGCGTGATAGTCTAGAGCAAGCGCTTGATTTATGGAGGAATCGTGAGCTCGATCTCAGAAGCCGCACAGGCCCAGCCGCTCCCCGAGTTCGTGGAGTATCTCGTCGTCGGTGCCGGCGTCTGCGGCCTCTGCCAGCTGCAGCGGCTGCTCGATCTCGACGCCGACGTCCTCCTCGTCGACGCCAACAGCGGCCTCGGCGGCACGTGGTACAAGAACAGATACCCGGGATGCCGGTTCGACTCGGAGTCGTACACGTACCAGTACTCCTTCTCGCCCGAGATGCTGCAGGAGTGGGACTGGTCCGAGCGCTTCGCGGCGCAGCCCGAGACCCTCTCGTACCTCAACTACTTCGCCGACAAGTACTCGCTCCGCCCCCACATCCGCTACAACCTCGCGGTCGTGTCGATGGTGTGGAACGAGCAGGCCGACGAGTGGACCGTCACGTTCCAGAACGGACGGTCCGTCCGCACCCGCTTCGTCCTCTCCGCCATCGGCATCCTCTCCGCGCCGACGTACCCGCGTATCTCGGGGATGGACACGTTCGCGGGCGATGCCGTGCACACCTTCGACTGGCCCGAGGATCTCGATGTCACCGGCAAGCGCGTCGCCGTGATCGGCACCGGCGCGAGCGGCGTTCAGGTGATCACCGACATCGCGGCATCCGTCGAACAGCTCTACGTCCTGCAGCGCGGGGCGAACTGGTGCGCGCCGCTCGGCAACTCGCCGATCCTCGCCGACGAGATGGCCGATCTGCGCTCCCGCTACGACGAGATCTTCAAGTGGTGCAGCGAGACACCAGCCGGATTCATCCACCGGCCCGACCGCACGCTCAGCACCGACGTCACGCGTGAAGAGCGGGTGGCGCACTGGCATGAGCTGTATCGCGGCTCGGGCGCCGGGATGTACATGGGCAACTACCGCGACACGATGATGGAGCCGGGCCCCAACGCCGAGCTCACGGAGTTCATCGCGGAGCGCATCCGCGAGCGTGTCAAGGACCCGCGCGTCGCCGACCTCCTGACCCCGAAGGACCACGGCTTCGGCACGAAGCGGGTCGCGGGAGAGTCAGGCTTCTACGAGGTCTTCAACCGCGACAACGTGGAGCTCATCGACCTGAAGACGACTCCCGTCTCGAAGATCACTCCCGACGGCATCCGCTTCGATGGAGCGGGCGACGCCGCCCGACCGGCGATCGATGTCGACGTCATCGTCTACGCGACGGGCTTCGACGCGGTCACGGGACCCTTCGACCGCATCGACATCGTCGGGGTCGACGGCCAGCGCCTGCGCGACAAGTGGACGCGTGGTCCCGTCACCGCTCTCGGAGTCCAGGTGCACGGCTTCCCGAACCTCTTCATCCTCGCGGGCCCCCAGTCGGGGTCGGCGTCGGCCAACTTCCCGCGCGGCATCGAAGACGTCGTCAACTGGATGACGGGATTCGTGACCGAGATCCAGGCGAGCGGGATCGTCCGCGTCGAGGCGCGCGCCGACGCGGAGCAGGAGTGGACGGCGCACGTCCACGAGGTCAACGCGAAGCTCCTCATGTCGAAGACGAAGTCGTGGTTCAACGGACACAACAAGAACCTCGACCGCGACGAGGAACCTCGCGCGATGGTGTACCTGGGCGGCGGACCTCGCTACCGTCGACGCCTCGCGCAAGAGACCGCAGAGGGATACCCGAGCTTCGACCTCGAGCGCGCGGCGGTCACGGCTGGCTAGATCCGCGGGGGCCTCAGATGTACGCGGCTCTGACATTCCGGGGCACGGGGACGAAACCATGGGTGAAAAGCACGCGAGTGGTGCGCAATACACTCCACGACTCCGACGCCGTGCTTCCAAGGGTCCACCATCATCTCTTCCATGAAGTCGCGCCCGGGCGTCGCTGTATCTCTCGTTCTCGCTCTCGGTTTCGGGATGCTCGCGCTCTGGATCTTCGCTACGGCGGGATCACTCGTGTGGGCGATCGGATGCACTGTCCTGGCAGTTGCCTGGGCGGGCCTCGCGCTCATCACATCTCGACGTCGTCGGAGCTCGCCATAGCGGCTGTCGGGGAGACGCAAACCTCCCGTGCACGCCTCAGATCCGCAGCGACGCCGCAGCGGCGGCGATCGCGTCGCGGTGCTCGGGAGCTGCGACCGCGATGAGGTTGGCCCGCCGCTCGGCGACCGTGCGACCGCGGAGCCACGCCACGCCGTGCTCCGTGACGACGGCGTCGACGCTGTGATGCGCAGCCGTGACGAGGTCTCCGGCACCGTGCGTGGCGACGATCGTCGAGTGGCCCTTCGCGGTCGTCGAGGCCAGCGCGATCATCCGCATACCGCCCGGCGACAGGTGGGCGCCTTCGGAGAAGTCCGCACTCCCACCGACGCCGGAGATGACCCCGCCCCGCACGGTCTCGGCGACGACCTGCCCACGAAGATCGACGGCAACGGCCGAATTCACCGAGACGAACGACGGGATTCCCGCGATCGCGGCGGGATGGTGGACGCTCTGGGAGTCCCGCATCTCGATCGCGGCGTTCCCGTCGGCCCAGGCCATCAGCTCTGCCGACCCCAGCAGCTCGACGGCCTGAACGGGTGCGTCGCCGCGGGCGGCGATCGCCTCCACGAGCGGCACCATCGGGTCGGAGATCATGCCGTGAACGCGTAGCGATCTCTCCGCGGCTGTCCGCGAGAGTTCCGCCGCGAGTGCGTCTCCGATCGCGCCGATGCCCAGCTGGACGGTCGCACCCTCGGGGATGACGCCGCCCACGAGCCGTGCCACCGTGATGGCGGATGCCGTGGGCTCGCTCGGCTCGTAGCGCGGCATCTCGACGGTCGACGCGACGAAGCGGTCGATCTCGGAGACGTGCACGCGGCTGTCCCCCGCCGTGCGGGGGACGTCGTCGGCGATCTCCGCGATGACGAGGTCGGCGAGCCGGATGGCGTCTCGCGTGAAGCTCGCCGACGGACCGAGGCTGCAATACCCGTCGGCGTCGGGTGGTCCGAGCCGCACGAGGGCGACGTCGGCATGAGCCAGCACGACGCGCGGCACGTCGACGAGCCGCAGCGGCAGGTAGTCGACGAGTCCGTCGCGATGCATCGCACGGATATCGCCGTGCACGTGCCAGCTCCGGATGCCGAGAGTCCCAGCCGCGACGGCAGGTCGAAGTCCGGGGTCGCCGAGCGTCAGCCCCACCGTGAGCGCGACGCGGGGAGCACCGGGGCCGCGCTCGCCGAGCGCGCGCAGGAGGCTGAGGGGCGTGCCGCACGCATTTCCCGCGACGATCCGCGAACCCGCAACGAGGTCGGCAAGGGCGTCTGCGGCGGGGACGAAGTCCGGCGTCGGAGCGGTCATGTCTTCGGATGCTACCCACTTGACAGGATAAAGCAAGCGCTTGATATGCTGGCATCTCGAAACATCCGCATATTCAGAGTGGAAGACGATGGATTTCGAAGAGCCGGAGCACATCCGAGACATCCGCCAGGCCGTCCGTGACATCTGCGACGGATTCGGCGCAGAGTACTGGCGCCGTTGCGACGAGCAGCACGAGTTCCCGTGGGACTTCTACGACGCCATGGCCAGCGCAGGCTGGGTCGGAATCTCGATCCCCGAGGAGTTCGGCGGCGGCGGCGCGGGCATCACCGAAGCCTCCGTCGTCCTGGAGGAGGTCGCGGCATCCGGGGCAGCCATGAACGGGGCGAGCGCCCTGCACATCTCGATCTTCGGCATGAACCCCGTCGTCAAGCACGGCTCGGATGCCATGAAGGAGGCCTACCTCGCCCGCGTGGCCTCAGGAGAGCTGCACGTCTCGTTCGGTGTCACGGAACCGGATGCCGGCACCGACACCCCCTCGATCACGACGCGCGCCGTGCGCGACGGCGACGAGTACGTCGTGTCGGGCCAGAAGGTGTGGATCACGAAGGCGCACATCTCCGAGAAGGTGCTGCTCCTCGCCCGCACGACTCCCCTCGATCAGGTGGACAAGCGGACGAAGGGCATGTCGCTCTTCCTCGCCGACCTGAAAGCGCCGGGAGTCGACATCGAGCTCATCGACAAGATCGGCCGCAACGCCGTCGGGTCGTGCGAGATCCGCTTCGACGGGCTCCGCGTCTCGGCCGACGACCTCGTCGGCGAGGAGGGCCGCGGGTTCTCGTACCTTCTGGACGGCCTCAACCCCGAACGCATCCTCATCGCGGGCGAAGCGATCGGCATCGGTCGCGCGGCACTCCGGACCGCAACCGCGTACGCACGCGAGCGGGTCGTTTTCGGCCGGCCCATCGGCAAGAACCAGGGCATCTCGTTCCCGCTCGCCGAGGCCCACATGCGGCTGCGCGCAGCGGAACTCGCCGTCCGCGAGGCCTCGTGGCGCTACGACAACGGGCTTCCCTGCGGCGAGCACGCCAACGCGGCGAAGTTCCTCGCCTCGGACGCCGCGTTCTTCGCGGCCGACTGCGCGATGCAGACGCTCGGCGGTTTCGCCTACGCGAAGGAGTACAACGTCGGCCGCTACTGGGTCGAGTCGCGCCTCATGAAGAGCGCTCCCGTATCCCAGCAGATGGTGCTCAACTACATCGCCGAGCACGTCCTGTCCCTCCCGCGCTCGTACTGACATGACCGGCCTCCCCTCGGCGTCCCCCGCCCGCGATCGGCGCCGACCGCGCAAGCCCGTCGCCCTCGCCGAGGCGATCGCAGAAGGGATCGTGGACGCGGGGATGCGACCCGGCGACCGGCTGCCGGTCGAGGCGGCGATGGTCCTGCAGTACGGCGCGGGACGCGCGTCGATCCGCGAAGCCCTCCGCATCCTCGAGGCGGAGGGCATCGTCGAGACGCGCGTCGGCGCGGGCGGCGGGGCCTTCGTGGCATCCCCTCGTCGCGAGTCGATCGCCCGCCCGCTCTCGGTCCTCATGCGGATGAGCGACATCGGGCTGCGCGAGATCCTCGATGCGCGACTCCTCATCGAGCCGGCTCTCGCGGCATCCGCGGCGGTTCACCGCACGCCCGAGCAGGCGACGCAGCTTCAGGATGCCGCGGCGGCGCTAGAACTGCTCGACGAGGGCGGCGAGGACTGGCGGCGGATGAATCGCGAGTTCCACACCGCGATCGCCGAAGCTGCCGCCAACCGCCCCCTCGCCGTCATGTGGGACGTCCTGAGCATGATCGCCGACGGACACGACGCCGGCGTCCGCTACCCGGCGCACTCGCTCCACGATGCCGAAGCAGCGCACCGCAAGATCCTGAAGGCGATCGTCGCGGGCGATGCGGACACGGCAGAAGCCGCGATGCGCACGCACCTCGAGGCGATGGCCGCACACGTCGCGGCCGAGTACCCCGAACTCCTCGGCGAGCCCGTCGCCCTCGTGCGGTCACGCACCTGATACGAACAAGGAACGAGCATGACGACCCAGATGCCCGAGAGCGTGACCGTCTACGAGGTCGGCGCACGCGACGGCCTCCAGAACGAGGCGACCGCGATCTCGACCTCCGACAAGGTCGAGTTCATCCGCCGGCTCGTGGCATCCGGACTCACGACGATCGAGGCGACGAGCTTCGTCCATCCGACGTGGGTGCCGCAGCTCGCCGACGCGGAGGATGTCCTGCGGGAGCTCGATCTCGACGGCGCGGTTTCCTATCCCGTGCTCGTCCCGAATCCGCGTGGCCTCGACCGGGCGATTGCCGCGGGCGTCCGCCACATCGCGATCTTCGGCAGCGCGACGGAGTCCTTCGCGCAGAAGAACCTCAACCGCTCGGTCGACGAGCAGTTCGAGATGTTCGCGCCGACGGTGAGCCGCGCACGCGAAGAGGGGATGGATGTTCGCGCGTACGTGTCGATGTGCTTCGGCGACCCGTGGGAGGGCCACGTGCCCGTGTCGCAGGTCGTCGAAGTCGGACGCCGACTCTACGACCTCGGATCATCGCAGCTGTCGATCGGAGACACGCTGGGCCTTGCGACCCCCGGCCGCGTCCACGATCTGATCGACGCCTTCGACTCGGCGGGGCTCGGTGCCGACGTCCTCGCGGTGCACTTCCACGACACGTACGGGCAGGCGCTCGCCAACTCGTACGCGGCGCTCGAAGCCGGCATCCGTACGTTCGACGCGTCGGCCGGGGGACTCGGCGGGTGCCCGTACGCCCCGGGCGCGGCGGGCAATCTCGCGACGGAAGATCTCGTGTGGATGCTCGACGGTCTCGGCATCCGAAGCGGTGTCGACGTCGCCGCCCTCGCGCGGGCGAGCACCTGGATGGCCGAGCTGCTCGGTCGCCCCTCGACATCGAGCGTCGTCCGCGCGCTCGCGTCGCAGGACGCCTGACCTCCGAACCTCGACCCCACCCCCGACTCTGAAGGAGACAGCGATGACAGTGCACACGCGGCGCGGCCGGTACTACGAGGAGATGATCACGGGTGACGTCTTCCGGCACGAACCGGGACGGACGATCACGGAAGCAGACAACGTCTTCTTCTGCAGCATCACGCTCAACACCCAGACGCTGCACCTCGATGCCGAGAAGTCGGCGGAGTCGGAGTTCGGCCAGCGGCTCGTCAACAGTCTCCTGACGCTGTCGATCGTCTGCAGCATCGGTGTTCCCGACCTCACGCAGAAAACGACGATCGCGAACCTCGGTTTCGGGACGATCCAGTTCCCCGCCCCCGTCTTCATCGGCGACACCCTCTACTGCGAGACCGAGATCGGCGAGAAGCGCCTGTCGGCATCGCGCCCCGGTCAGGGCATCGTGACACTCGAGCACCGCGGGCACAATCAGGACGGCACCCTCGTCTGCCGGGCCGTGCGGACGGCGCTCGTCCGCTGCCTCCCCGACGACGCCACCCCGCTGAGCTGAACGGCGCATGATGTCCGACGCGGCGGCGCGCATCGACGCGCTCGAGAGGCGTGTGCGGGAACTCGAGGACGTTCGCGCGATCGAGGGACTGGTCGCGCGGTACCACGCGCTGTGCGACGGCGGATGGTCGGGCCCGAGCCATCCGAATCCCGAGGCGCTCGCAGACCTCTGGACCGACGACGGCGTGTACAGCATCAACGCCGCGCGTCCGCCCTGCCGCGGGCGCGATGAGATCCGAGAGCAGTTCGTGCGTCTGCAGACCTCGATGCCCTGGATCCTGCACACCTTCACCAACAGCACCGTCGAGGTCGACGGGGATGCCGCGGACGGGCGGTTCACGGGCATCGCCTACTACCGCCGGGGAGGCGCCAGCCACATCGTCGTCGGCACCTACACCGGGCGCTTTGTCCGCACAGCGGCGGGCTGGCGATTCGCGTCGTGGGTCGCCGACCTCGCTCACGGATCGGTGCTGTCGCCCGACGCCGACGATCCGCGATGATTCCCGCGGGCCCCTGGGGCGTGTGGTCGGGCGGACTCCGCGTGCGGGACGCGGCTTCCGCGACCGCGGCCGCGCAGCGCCTCGAGGCGGCGGGCTACTCGGCGCTGTGGATGACGGGCGGCGTGTCGAACCCGTTCGCTCGCGTCAGGGAGCTGCTCGCGGCGACCTCACGAGTGGCGGTGGCCACCGGCATCCTGAGCATCTGGACGATGCGCCCGGCGGAGGTCGTCGCCGAGTTGCACGCGCTGACACCGGCCGACCGAGGACGCTTCCTGCTGGGCCTCGGGGTGAGTCACGCGTCCCTCGTGGATCGCGACGATCCCGGTCGCTACCGCCGCCCGCTCACGGCGATGCGCGAGTACCTCGATGAACTCGACGCATGCGATCCCGACGGGCTCGCGATGCAGCGCGTCCTGGCGGCGCTCGGACCACGGATGCTCGATCTCTCGGCCACGCGCGCAAGCGGCGCGCACCCCTACCTCACGACTCCGGCACACACGCAGCGCGCTCGCGAGGTGCTCGGAACGGAACCGTTCCTCGCTCCGACCCAGATGGTCGTGCTCGAGCCGGATGCCGCGACCGCTCGCGCTGCCGCGCGGCGTCATCTGTCCCTCTACCTCGGCCAGCCCAACTACGTCGCGAACTGGGTGCGCCTCGGGTTCACCTCGGACGACGCCGCAGAAGGCGGATCCGACCGGCTCATCGACGCGATGATCGCGTGGGGCGATGAGGATGCCGTCGCGGCCCGCCTCCGCGAACACCTCGACGCCGGTGCGGACCACGTCTGCATCAGCATCCTCGACCGGCAGTCCGGCTGGCGGGACTATCCCCTCCCGGTGGCGGACTGGGAACGCCTCGCCCCCACCCTCCCCCGCTGACCGCCCAGACACGTCGCGCGGAAGCAGGCGGGCGGCTCGTTCCGGGGCGGGTTCCGTCGCACCGGGGCGCAACCCGTCCCCACGGGGCGCAGATCTCCCGCCCCGGCCAGCAGGAACGCGCCCCAGCGCCACGGCCACGCCGTCACGGCGCGTTCCTGCACACCGGGGCGCGCATTCGCACACCGGGGCGCAGGAGGCGCGCCCCGAACGACAGAACGCGCCCCAGATTGCGGTGGACGCGAAGAGGCGCCCCAGAGTGACGCAGTACGCCCCAACCGCACACCCCCCGCCAGCGGGGCGCAGATCGTCACCCCGGGGCGCGGAATGCCCGCCCCGAGACGCCGCAGCACGCCCCAAGCCACGGCATACGCAAAGAGGCGCCCCAGAGTGACGGAGTGCGCCCCAACCGCACATCCCCGCCAGCGGGGCGCAGATCGCCATCCCGGGGCGCGGAACGCGCGCCCCGGGATGGCGCAGCACGCCCCAAGCGACGGCAGACGCAAAGAGGCGCCCCAGAGTGACGCAGTGCGCCCCAACCGCACATCCCCGCCAGCGGGGCGCAGATCGTCACCTCGGGGCGCGGAATGCGCGCCCCGGGACGCGGCAATGCGCCCCAAACGACGGAGCCCGGCCCAAACGACGGCATCCGCCCCAAACGACGGCATCCGCCCCAAACGACGGCATCCGCCCCAAACGACGGAGCCCGCCCCGCACGGGGCGAGGCGGCAGCGCGGTCAGACCGTCGCGGCGCTTCCGAGGACGAGGGTGCCGGAGCTCATGAACATCCCGCCGACTCCCGTCGCGACGCTCACGTCCACTCCGTGCACCTGGGCGGGCGCGATGCCGCGCACCTGACGCACGGACTCCTGGATCGCGAACATCCCGTACATTCCCGTGTGCGTATACGACAGGCCGCCGCCGTTGGTGTTGAGGGGAAGCCGCCCGCCGGGAGCCGTGTTGCGGTCCTCGATGAAGGCCGGCGCCTCGCCGCGTCCGACGAAGCCCAGGTCCTCCAGTCCGTAGATCGGCACGTGCGCGAAGGCGTCGTAGATCATCAGGTGATCGACGTCGTCATGACGGATGCCGGACTGGGCGAACGCCCGCTCCCCGCCCATGCGGATCGCGCGAGACGACGTGAGGCTCTCGAGCCCCGAGACGACCGACGACTCGCTCGACTCACCCGCGCCCAGGACATACACGGGCGACGGATGCAGGTCCTTCGCCCGCTCGGCGGAGGTCAGCACGAGCGCACCGCCGCCGTCGGTCACGAGGCAGCAGTGCAGCAGATGCACCGGGTCGGCGATGACCGGGGACGCGAAGACGTCCTCGACGGTGATGGGGTCACGGAGCTTCGCCCGCGGGTTCAGCGCCGCCCACTCGCGCTGGATCACGGGCACGAGGGCGAGCTGTTCGCGCGTCATCCCGTATCGCGCCATGTACTGGCGCACGCCGATGGGGAAGAGCGACGGCGCACCGACGGGACCGTACGGCACTT
This genomic stretch from Microbacterium sp. SLBN-146 harbors:
- a CDS encoding FadR/GntR family transcriptional regulator, coding for MTGLPSASPARDRRRPRKPVALAEAIAEGIVDAGMRPGDRLPVEAAMVLQYGAGRASIREALRILEAEGIVETRVGAGGGAFVASPRRESIARPLSVLMRMSDIGLREILDARLLIEPALAASAAVHRTPEQATQLQDAAAALELLDEGGEDWRRMNREFHTAIAEAAANRPLAVMWDVLSMIADGHDAGVRYPAHSLHDAEAAHRKILKAIVAGDADTAEAAMRTHLEAMAAHVAAEYPELLGEPVALVRSRT
- a CDS encoding hydroxymethylglutaryl-CoA lyase, encoding MTTQMPESVTVYEVGARDGLQNEATAISTSDKVEFIRRLVASGLTTIEATSFVHPTWVPQLADAEDVLRELDLDGAVSYPVLVPNPRGLDRAIAAGVRHIAIFGSATESFAQKNLNRSVDEQFEMFAPTVSRAREEGMDVRAYVSMCFGDPWEGHVPVSQVVEVGRRLYDLGSSQLSIGDTLGLATPGRVHDLIDAFDSAGLGADVLAVHFHDTYGQALANSYAALEAGIRTFDASAGGLGGCPYAPGAAGNLATEDLVWMLDGLGIRSGVDVAALARASTWMAELLGRPSTSSVVRALASQDA
- a CDS encoding MaoC family dehydratase; translation: MTVHTRRGRYYEEMITGDVFRHEPGRTITEADNVFFCSITLNTQTLHLDAEKSAESEFGQRLVNSLLTLSIVCSIGVPDLTQKTTIANLGFGTIQFPAPVFIGDTLYCETEIGEKRLSASRPGQGIVTLEHRGHNQDGTLVCRAVRTALVRCLPDDATPLS
- a CDS encoding nuclear transport factor 2 family protein; amino-acid sequence: MMSDAAARIDALERRVRELEDVRAIEGLVARYHALCDGGWSGPSHPNPEALADLWTDDGVYSINAARPPCRGRDEIREQFVRLQTSMPWILHTFTNSTVEVDGDAADGRFTGIAYYRRGGASHIVVGTYTGRFVRTAAGWRFASWVADLAHGSVLSPDADDPR
- a CDS encoding TIGR03620 family F420-dependent LLM class oxidoreductase encodes the protein MIPAGPWGVWSGGLRVRDAASATAAAQRLEAAGYSALWMTGGVSNPFARVRELLAATSRVAVATGILSIWTMRPAEVVAELHALTPADRGRFLLGLGVSHASLVDRDDPGRYRRPLTAMREYLDELDACDPDGLAMQRVLAALGPRMLDLSATRASGAHPYLTTPAHTQRAREVLGTEPFLAPTQMVVLEPDAATARAAARRHLSLYLGQPNYVANWVRLGFTSDDAAEGGSDRLIDAMIAWGDEDAVAARLREHLDAGADHVCISILDRQSGWRDYPLPVADWERLAPTLPR
- a CDS encoding thiolase C-terminal domain-containing protein, which encodes MSLRGAVAIVGAAESTDLGRIPDKSALELHADAALNALADCGLTPADVDGVASAGEMPVDVADYLGIVPEYLDGTNVGGSSFMLHVRHAMAAIASGLCETVLVTHGESGRSRVGMVPWMPAPQSLMGQLEVPYGPVGAPSLFPIGVRQYMARYGMTREQLALVPVIQREWAALNPRAKLRDPITVEDVFASPVIADPVHLLHCCLVTDGGGALVLTSAERAKDLHPSPVYVLGAGESSESSVVSGLESLTSSRAIRMGGERAFAQSGIRHDDVDHLMIYDAFAHVPIYGLEDLGFVGRGEAPAFIEDRNTAPGGRLPLNTNGGGLSYTHTGMYGMFAIQESVRQVRGIAPAQVHGVDVSVATGVGGMFMSSGTLVLGSAATV